Proteins encoded together in one Bacteroides ovatus window:
- a CDS encoding SusC/RagA family TonB-linked outer membrane protein, with product MKKNLFSFPRSKVRMLKGSKGVWLFLIMFWMINTAASAAGIEIKGTVTDSKGEPLPGVNIVELGVKKNNGTISDLNGKYTITVESQKSVLQYTFIGYKTTEVTVGNRKTINVSLKDDTQSLDEVVVIGYGTMRKKDLSGAVASIKSDDLMLGNPTSISQALQGKLAGVQVNQSDGAPGSGVSITIRGANSFSTNSQPLYIVDGIPFEVGDTPSSKANEGNNSTTNPLSLINPNDIESIDILKDASATAIYGSRGANGVVLITTKRGRAGDAKVEFSANFGLSKIAKMVKMLDAYTYANYVNEGVINGAAYDNLPYSYLPYRGKWNYRRDENDKIVPNSGKYYASPEDYLNPGYREDEYGNKEWVEGTNWMDEILQDALTQEYNLSVSGGNEKSNYAFSGNYTDQTGIIKNSGYERFAVRANIGSHVKPWLNTGLNINFTRSLTKFAKSNSYDYSIIRSAMLYLPTLYVGDKTEDDSYAWLSANPRTYVNTAKDELKSINVFTSAFAEIKILDCLKFRQNLGISYSVNDRASYYNRETGEGKASNGRAGKSDNFWQNLTAESLITFDKTLNKLHHLNVVAGFTYEKSDWGGKTMNASNFPTDITQDFDMSQALNIETPASYRGQAVLVSLLGRANYTFKDRYIFTASFRRDGSSRFAPGNKFANFASGAVAWTISEEEFIKNLNIFSNLKLRLSYGQTGNQAISSYQTIASLAPSNYPLDGTLSSGFAGQTYKGPLNDKLKWETTDQYNVGLDMGFWNNRISLSANYYYKKTNDLLQNVSIPNSTGYTTMWTNFGHVKNKGLELTGKIIALDKKDWSLDFDGNISFNKNEIGGLTADQYANQLWYSAKEVFLQRNGLPIGTIFGYIEDGFYDNIAEVRADPIYAKASDDEARRMIGEIKYLDKNNDGKITSEDRAIIGDTNPDFIYGLNANLRWKNLTLGLFFQGTHGNDIFNGNLTNIGMSSIANITQDAYDSRWTPENAANARWPRVTTAMTRDMKLSDRYVEDGSYFRLKTINLNYNFGSVIKGISNLSVFGTVTNVFTITGYSWFDPDVNAFGSDASRRGVDIFSYPSSRTYSIGFKLTL from the coding sequence ATGAAAAAGAATCTCTTTTCTTTTCCCCGCTCAAAAGTGCGGATGCTAAAAGGATCAAAAGGAGTCTGGCTCTTTTTGATTATGTTCTGGATGATAAATACAGCTGCATCAGCAGCAGGTATTGAAATTAAAGGTACTGTAACAGACAGTAAAGGTGAACCTCTTCCCGGAGTTAATATTGTTGAGTTAGGAGTTAAAAAAAACAATGGTACCATCAGTGATTTAAATGGTAAATATACTATAACAGTAGAAAGCCAAAAATCTGTTCTTCAGTATACTTTTATCGGTTATAAAACAACAGAAGTCACTGTAGGAAACCGTAAAACAATCAATGTTTCACTCAAAGATGATACTCAATCTTTGGATGAAGTAGTAGTTATCGGCTATGGTACAATGAGGAAAAAAGATTTATCCGGAGCCGTTGCTTCTATTAAAAGTGATGACTTGATGCTTGGTAACCCGACCAGCATTTCCCAAGCCCTACAAGGTAAATTAGCTGGTGTACAAGTAAACCAGAGTGATGGTGCTCCCGGTTCAGGTGTAAGTATCACCATACGTGGTGCTAACTCATTCTCTACAAATTCACAACCACTTTACATTGTCGACGGTATTCCGTTTGAGGTAGGAGATACTCCAAGCAGTAAAGCCAACGAGGGCAACAACTCCACCACTAATCCTCTGTCATTGATCAACCCTAATGACATCGAATCAATCGACATTTTAAAGGATGCTTCTGCAACAGCCATTTACGGTTCTCGCGGAGCGAATGGTGTCGTATTGATTACCACTAAAAGAGGTCGTGCCGGAGACGCTAAAGTTGAGTTCTCGGCCAATTTCGGACTTTCCAAAATAGCCAAAATGGTTAAAATGCTGGATGCTTACACCTATGCTAATTATGTAAATGAGGGTGTAATCAATGGAGCTGCTTATGACAATCTTCCTTATTCATACCTTCCTTATCGTGGTAAATGGAACTACCGTCGCGACGAGAACGATAAAATCGTTCCCAATTCCGGTAAATACTATGCTTCACCGGAAGATTATCTCAATCCGGGTTATCGCGAAGACGAATACGGCAATAAAGAATGGGTAGAAGGCACCAACTGGATGGACGAGATCTTACAAGATGCATTAACACAGGAATACAATCTTAGTGTATCAGGAGGAAATGAAAAGAGCAACTATGCATTTTCAGGCAACTATACAGACCAGACAGGTATTATCAAGAATTCTGGTTATGAACGTTTTGCTGTTCGTGCCAACATCGGAAGCCATGTGAAACCTTGGTTAAATACGGGACTAAATATCAACTTCACCCGTTCGTTAACTAAGTTTGCCAAGTCAAATTCTTATGATTATAGTATCATCCGTTCTGCCATGCTTTATTTACCGACATTATATGTAGGAGACAAGACAGAAGATGATTCTTATGCATGGTTGTCAGCCAATCCACGTACATACGTTAATACAGCTAAAGATGAGCTGAAGTCAATCAATGTATTTACTTCTGCGTTTGCCGAGATTAAAATCCTCGACTGTTTGAAATTCCGTCAGAATCTAGGTATCAGTTATTCAGTAAACGATCGCGCAAGTTACTACAATCGTGAAACAGGAGAAGGTAAAGCATCCAACGGACGTGCTGGTAAAAGTGATAATTTCTGGCAAAACTTAACAGCAGAATCATTGATTACTTTCGATAAGACACTTAATAAGTTACATCATCTCAATGTAGTAGCCGGTTTCACTTACGAAAAATCGGACTGGGGTGGAAAAACAATGAATGCATCCAACTTCCCGACTGACATCACACAAGACTTCGATATGAGTCAGGCATTAAATATTGAAACACCGGCCAGCTATCGAGGACAAGCAGTTCTAGTCTCTTTATTAGGACGTGCCAACTACACATTCAAGGATCGTTATATTTTCACAGCATCATTCCGTCGTGACGGTTCAAGTCGTTTCGCTCCGGGAAATAAATTCGCGAACTTCGCTTCAGGAGCAGTAGCATGGACCATATCGGAAGAAGAATTCATCAAAAACCTGAATATATTCAGTAACTTAAAGTTGCGACTCAGCTACGGTCAAACCGGTAATCAAGCTATCAGCAGTTATCAGACTATCGCTTCACTTGCACCATCCAATTACCCTCTGGACGGAACATTAAGCAGCGGATTTGCAGGACAAACTTACAAAGGTCCTTTGAATGATAAACTCAAATGGGAAACAACCGATCAATATAATGTCGGACTCGACATGGGATTCTGGAATAACAGAATTAGTTTATCCGCTAACTATTATTACAAGAAAACCAATGACCTGCTACAAAATGTATCTATACCGAACAGTACTGGTTATACTACAATGTGGACGAATTTCGGCCATGTAAAAAACAAAGGACTTGAACTAACTGGTAAAATCATTGCATTAGATAAAAAAGACTGGAGCCTAGACTTCGACGGCAACATCTCTTTTAATAAAAATGAAATCGGAGGTTTAACAGCTGACCAATATGCTAACCAATTATGGTATAGTGCCAAAGAAGTATTTCTGCAAAGAAACGGACTACCTATCGGAACAATCTTCGGCTATATAGAAGACGGCTTCTATGATAATATAGCAGAAGTCCGTGCAGATCCAATATATGCTAAAGCATCTGATGATGAGGCTCGCAGAATGATCGGTGAAATCAAATATCTGGACAAAAACAATGACGGAAAAATAACGTCAGAAGACCGCGCCATCATCGGTGATACCAATCCTGATTTTATTTATGGTTTGAACGCCAATTTGCGATGGAAAAATCTGACTTTGGGATTGTTCTTCCAAGGAACTCATGGAAATGATATTTTTAACGGAAACTTGACTAATATCGGAATGAGCAGTATTGCAAACATCACTCAAGATGCTTATGATTCACGCTGGACACCAGAGAATGCAGCTAACGCCAGATGGCCCCGCGTCACTACTGCAATGACTCGTGACATGAAACTCTCCGATCGTTATGTAGAAGATGGTTCTTACTTCAGACTAAAAACAATCAACTTAAACTACAATTTCGGTTCAGTCATAAAAGGTATTAGCAATTTGTCTGTTTTCGGTACAGTAACAAACGTATTCACGATTACAGGTTATAGTTGGTTTGATCCGGATGTAAACGCCTTTGGTTCTGACGCTTCTAGAAGAGGAGTTGATATTTTCTCATACCCGAGCAGCAGAACATATTCAATAGGTTTTAAATTAACTTTATAA
- a CDS encoding RagB/SusD family nutrient uptake outer membrane protein, whose protein sequence is MKKKNIFIYLMASSLLLSGAVMTSCESMIEEKPFDFIVPEDVEDSDNGADMWVTGVYNTLHEAMFRYGSFPRPLDYDCDYISGAVWQFSQFGSGNFQGGDGQADVLWTGMYSLINRANIAVSEINKMQNVSEEFKKNALGECYFLKAWAYFYLVRAYGAIPIYSVSVNESGQYTNNPRIPIAQVYTETIIPLLKDAKDMIYKNTDNGFKPGRVCAATAAGLLAKVYATIGSASMSTGEQITVKTGAPFVMQNVNGTMTKVYTEPVPTTFSKDQVAGYESFSSQEYYRLAYEVAGDVIGGEYGTHKLEDYDLIWSPSGKTCSEHLFGLQTKSGDELYGTLFSSHYCGRLNAAGNIDNSLTVGCRKHWYLLFEEKDYRVDKGVLHCWIRQNSDTSWGGGSYYPNFGKWQRMVEAKEPPFDNPKVTSGWRCDEAGSEQFFAFTTKYSQQIADQTQPRTDANYPFLRYADVVLIFAEAANELNGPTKESVDALNDVRTRSNATGKELANFTDKTSLRSAILEERAMELALEGDRRWDLIRWGIYLQAMNALGGMDEANNVKQRSSKHLLFPIPTLEILTNQGINENNPGWD, encoded by the coding sequence ATGAAAAAGAAAAATATATTCATATATCTGATGGCATCCAGTCTCCTATTATCCGGAGCAGTAATGACATCATGCGAAAGTATGATCGAAGAAAAGCCTTTCGACTTCATTGTCCCTGAAGATGTTGAGGATTCTGATAATGGTGCCGACATGTGGGTAACAGGAGTATATAATACATTACACGAAGCCATGTTCAGATACGGTAGTTTCCCACGACCGCTGGACTATGACTGTGACTATATTTCCGGTGCAGTATGGCAGTTCAGCCAGTTTGGAAGTGGTAACTTCCAGGGAGGTGACGGACAGGCCGATGTACTTTGGACCGGAATGTACTCGTTGATTAACCGGGCAAATATAGCGGTCTCTGAAATCAATAAGATGCAGAATGTATCGGAAGAATTTAAAAAGAATGCATTAGGAGAATGTTATTTTCTTAAAGCATGGGCATATTTCTACTTGGTACGTGCTTATGGAGCTATCCCTATTTATTCGGTCAGTGTAAACGAATCCGGACAATATACTAACAATCCGCGTATTCCGATTGCACAAGTCTACACGGAAACAATCATACCTTTGCTTAAGGATGCTAAAGATATGATTTATAAAAACACAGATAATGGCTTTAAACCCGGAAGAGTCTGTGCTGCAACTGCAGCAGGTTTGTTAGCCAAAGTATATGCAACTATCGGTTCTGCTTCCATGTCTACCGGAGAACAAATAACAGTAAAAACCGGTGCACCGTTTGTTATGCAGAATGTAAATGGTACTATGACCAAAGTGTATACAGAACCTGTTCCGACAACATTCTCCAAGGATCAAGTTGCCGGTTACGAAAGCTTTTCTTCTCAAGAATATTACAGACTGGCCTACGAAGTTGCGGGAGATGTAATCGGAGGAGAATATGGGACACACAAACTTGAGGACTATGATTTGATTTGGTCTCCTTCCGGCAAAACTTGTAGTGAACACTTATTCGGTTTACAAACTAAATCCGGTGATGAATTATACGGTACACTATTCAGCTCGCACTACTGTGGCAGACTCAATGCAGCAGGAAACATAGACAATAGTTTAACGGTAGGATGTAGAAAACACTGGTATCTATTGTTTGAAGAAAAAGACTACCGCGTGGACAAAGGAGTGTTGCATTGTTGGATACGTCAGAACTCCGATACAAGTTGGGGTGGTGGTTCATACTATCCGAACTTCGGGAAATGGCAACGTATGGTTGAAGCCAAAGAGCCTCCGTTCGATAATCCTAAAGTAACCTCCGGATGGAGATGTGATGAAGCAGGTTCAGAACAGTTCTTTGCTTTCACCACTAAATATTCACAACAAATAGCCGATCAGACTCAACCTCGTACAGATGCCAATTACCCATTTTTACGTTATGCTGATGTTGTTCTAATTTTTGCAGAAGCAGCTAATGAATTAAATGGTCCGACAAAAGAATCGGTAGACGCTTTAAATGATGTCCGCACCCGTAGTAACGCAACAGGTAAAGAACTGGCAAACTTTACAGATAAAACCAGCCTGCGTTCTGCAATCCTTGAAGAACGTGCAATGGAATTAGCCTTGGAAGGCGATCGTCGTTGGGATTTAATACGTTGGGGAATTTATTTGCAGGCAATGAATGCTCTAGGCGGAATGGATGAAGCCAATAACGTAAAACAACGTTCCAGTAAACATCTGCTATTCCCGATTCCGACTCTTGAAATCCTGACGAACCAAGGAATTAATGAGAATAATCCTGGCTGGGATTAA
- a CDS encoding glycan-binding surface protein, which yields MKKIKYFAIIAASIFALTSCTDIVEVDDLKAKENKPSTGAPTVDKVVLATDAEFPIEGANFEQVVRIEGTNLGDITSLKFNDIEVDSKEVYSTYDMLLAPIPRALPKEVTNTIYITTKHGELSIPFVVSIPDLTINGLKNEFTQPGDTTVITGDNFDLYGITIEEAIVNLGNLPVNVIDATRTELTIEIPANATPKSTLTIKGANMDEAYKLTYMDPGVSQLFDFNNWPGSGAFTHSSQFPDAPKNFLCDGTLEGQPEPLVEGGKYIRFNNSVKAWGWMVMWAGYITVPAEVAADLSSYDLRFEICTGAKFPISAQARIILGDYGWYPSKGGIPVNTYGGWQTVRISADTESLLPSSIDPSTNTAFKIIFSPESAQDFDLSMCNFRFVHK from the coding sequence ATGAAGAAAATAAAATATTTTGCAATAATCGCAGCATCCATATTTGCTTTAACATCCTGTACGGATATTGTTGAAGTCGACGATCTGAAAGCCAAAGAAAACAAACCGTCAACAGGTGCTCCGACTGTAGACAAAGTTGTTTTGGCAACAGATGCTGAATTTCCCATTGAGGGAGCGAATTTCGAACAAGTAGTACGAATTGAGGGAACAAATCTCGGAGACATCACCTCTCTAAAATTCAATGATATCGAAGTGGACAGCAAGGAGGTATATTCGACCTACGATATGCTTCTCGCACCTATTCCCCGTGCACTTCCTAAAGAAGTGACCAACACGATTTATATTACAACCAAACACGGAGAACTAAGTATTCCTTTTGTTGTTTCCATCCCTGATTTAACAATCAATGGACTCAAGAATGAATTTACCCAACCAGGAGATACGACAGTTATTACAGGTGACAACTTTGACCTTTACGGTATTACAATCGAAGAAGCAATTGTTAATCTAGGTAATTTACCGGTAAATGTAATCGATGCCACTCGTACAGAACTAACAATAGAAATCCCGGCAAATGCCACTCCGAAATCTACCCTTACTATAAAAGGAGCCAATATGGATGAAGCATACAAGCTCACATACATGGATCCGGGAGTATCTCAACTTTTTGATTTCAATAATTGGCCGGGAAGCGGTGCTTTTACACATTCCAGCCAATTCCCTGATGCCCCGAAAAATTTCTTATGTGACGGCACATTAGAAGGACAACCGGAACCATTAGTAGAAGGAGGAAAATATATTCGATTCAATAATTCCGTGAAAGCTTGGGGATGGATGGTTATGTGGGCCGGATATATTACTGTACCAGCAGAAGTAGCCGCAGATCTTTCATCATACGATTTAAGATTTGAAATCTGTACTGGAGCTAAATTCCCGATATCAGCCCAAGCGCGTATCATCTTAGGAGATTATGGATGGTATCCTTCCAAAGGAGGAATTCCGGTCAATACTTATGGCGGATGGCAAACAGTACGGATCAGTGCTGACACAGAATCATTGTTGCCCAGTTCCATCGATCCCAGTACCAACACAGCTTTCAAAATCATATTCTCTCCTGAATCTGCACAGGATTTTGATTTAAGTATGTGTAATTTCAGATTTGTTCATAAGTAA
- a CDS encoding glycoside hydrolase family 5 protein produces the protein MLKDLFSLVTIVALLFSSCSKSDEEENSDEPQPTKQTAYFGVNLSGAEFGNVYPGVDGTHYGYPTEKDLDYFKAKGLYLVRFPFRWERIQPTMNGELNATELAKMKKFVKAAEDRNIQILLDMHNFGRYCVYCDGQSSQNNQYAIIGNARCTVDNFCDVWKKLAKEFKDYKNIWGYDIMNEPYEMLASTPWVNIAQACINAIRTIDTKTTIIVSGDEFSSARRWKECSDNLKTLTDPSNNLIFQAHIYFDSDSSGNYNKGYDEDGATVQTGVARLKPFVDWLKENNKRGFVGEYGIPDTDGRWMDILDAALKYLQENGINGTYWSAGPRWGDYPLSVQPTNNYTQDRPQLSTLLKYKSTQQ, from the coding sequence ATGCTAAAAGACTTATTTTCATTAGTAACGATTGTAGCACTTCTATTTTCATCTTGTTCCAAATCAGACGAAGAAGAAAATAGTGATGAGCCTCAACCAACCAAACAAACAGCTTATTTTGGAGTTAACCTGTCAGGAGCTGAATTTGGGAATGTGTATCCGGGGGTGGATGGTACCCACTATGGTTATCCCACAGAAAAAGATTTGGATTACTTTAAAGCCAAAGGCCTTTATCTGGTACGTTTTCCTTTTCGTTGGGAACGTATACAACCCACAATGAATGGGGAATTAAATGCAACAGAGCTGGCAAAAATGAAGAAATTCGTCAAAGCCGCTGAAGATAGAAACATACAGATACTTCTGGATATGCATAACTTTGGAAGATATTGTGTATATTGCGACGGTCAAAGTTCACAAAATAATCAATATGCAATCATTGGTAATGCACGATGCACTGTTGACAATTTCTGTGACGTATGGAAGAAACTGGCAAAAGAGTTTAAAGACTATAAAAATATCTGGGGTTACGACATCATGAATGAGCCCTACGAAATGCTGGCGTCGACACCATGGGTTAACATAGCCCAAGCCTGCATTAATGCCATCCGCACTATAGATACTAAAACGACCATCATAGTTAGCGGAGACGAATTCAGCTCTGCCAGACGATGGAAAGAATGCAGTGACAATCTGAAAACTCTTACAGATCCAAGTAATAACCTGATATTCCAGGCACATATATATTTCGATTCGGATTCTTCCGGAAACTATAATAAAGGATATGATGAAGATGGTGCAACCGTTCAAACAGGGGTGGCTCGTTTGAAACCTTTTGTTGACTGGCTGAAAGAAAATAATAAACGTGGATTCGTTGGTGAATATGGTATACCTGATACTGACGGCCGTTGGATGGATATTCTTGATGCAGCACTTAAATATCTACAAGAAAATGGAATAAACGGAACTTACTGGTCTGCCGGTCCACGATGGGGTGATTATCCCTTATCTGTCCAACCGACCAATAATTACACACAGGATCGTCCGCAATTAAGCACGCTCCTGAAATATAAAAGTACACAACAATAA